One genomic window of Lynx canadensis isolate LIC74 chromosome F2, mLynCan4.pri.v2, whole genome shotgun sequence includes the following:
- the ZHX1 gene encoding zinc fingers and homeoboxes protein 1 yields the protein MASRRKSTTPCMVLASEQDPDLELISDLDDGPPVLTPVDNTRAESISSDEEVHESVDSDNQQNKKVEGGYECKYCTFQTPDLNMFTFHVDSEHPNVVLNSSYVCVECNFLTKRYDALSEHNLKYHPGEENFKLTMVKRNNQTIFEQTINDLTFDGSFVKEENSEQAEPTEVSSGISISKTPIMKMMKNKVETKRITVHHNSVEDVPEDKENEIKPDREETVENPSSSASESNTSTSIANRIHPGAASTVVTPAAVLPGLAQVITAVSAQQNSNLIPKVLIPVNSIPTYNAALDNNPLLLNTYNKFPYPTMSEITVLSAQAKYTEEQIKIWFSAQRLKHGVSWTPEEVEEARRKQFNGTVHTVPQTITVIPTHISTGSNGLPSILQTCQIVGQPGLVLTQVAGTNTLPVTAPIALTVAGVPNQTNVQKSQAPAAQQPVAETKPATAAAPPPQLVKHESAVANPDSFGIRAKKTKEQLAELKVSYLKNQFPHDSEIIRLMKITGLTKGEIKKWFSDTRYNQRNSKSNQCLHLNNDSSTTIVIDSSDETAESPTVVTSQPKQSWNPFPDFTPQKFKEKTAEQLRALQASFLNSSALTDEELNRLRAQTKLTRREIDAWFTEKKKSKALKEEKMEIEESNAGSSKEEAGEASPRDESGAPKPGSTGKVCKKTPEQLHMLKSAFVRTQWPSPEEYDKLAEESGLARTDIVSWFGDTRYAWKNGNLKWYYYYQSANSSSVNGLSSLRKRGRGRPKGRGRGRPRGRPRGSKRMNNWDRGPSLIKFKTGTAILKDYYLKHKFLNEQDLDELVNKSHMGYEQVREWFAERQRRSELGIELFEENEEEDEVIDDQEEDEEETDDSDTWEPPRHVKRKLSKSDD from the coding sequence ATGGCAAGCAGGCGAAAATCCACAACACCCTGCATGGTCCTTGCCAGTGAGCAAGATCCAGACCTTGAGTTGATATCAGATTTGGATGACGGTCCTCCTGTACTTACACCTGTAGACAACACCAGGGCGGAGAGTATCTCAAGTGATGAAGAAGTTCATGAATCTGTGGATTCTGacaatcagcaaaataaaaaagttgaaggTGGCTATGAATGTAAATATTGTACTTTTCAAACCCCAGATCTAAATATGTTTACTTTTCATGTGGATTCAGAACATCCCAACGTAGTGCTAAACTCATCCTATGTTTGTGTCGAATGCAATTTTCTTACCAAAAGGTATGATGCACTTTCTGAGCATAATCTGAAATATCACCCAGGAGAGGAGAATTTTAAGTTGACTATGGTGAAACGAAATAACCAGACAATCTTTGAACAGACAATAAATGATCTGACCTTTGATGGGAGTTTTGTTAAAGAGGAGAACTCAGAGCAAGCTGAACCAACAGAAGTTTCTTCAGGAATATCTATCAGTAAAACTCCAATTATGAAAATGATGAAGAATAAAGTAGAGACCAAACGGATCACAGTTCACCACAACTCAGTGGAGGATGTTCCTGaagacaaagagaatgaaatcaaaCCAGATCGTGAAGAAACTGTGGAAAATCCAAGTTCTTCGGCTTCTGAATCTAACACAAGCACTTCCATTGCGAACAGAATACATCCAGGTGCTGCCAGCACCGTCGTGACGCCAGCAGCGGTTCTTCCTGGGTTAGCGCAGGTGATAACCGCCGTCTCGGCTCAGCAGAATTCCAATCTGATTCCCAAAGTCTTAATCCCTGTTAATAGCATTCCTACCTACAATGCTGCATTGGATAACAACCCCCTTTTGCTTAACACCTACAACAAGTTCCCTTACCCGACAATGTCAGAAATTACCGTTCTCTCTGCTCAAGCAAAATACACAGAGGAACAGATCAAGATATGGTTTTCAGCCCAACGCCTAAAACATGGTGTCAGCTGGACTCCTGAGGAAGTAGAGGAGGCGAGAAGAAAACAATTCAACGGAACAGTACACACTGTACCTCAGACCATAACTGTTATTCCCACACACATTTCCACAGGGAGTAACGGTTTACCATCCATTTTGCAGACATGCCAAATAGTTGGTCAGCCAGGTCTGGTCCTTACACAAGTGGCTGGAACAAACACCCTGCCGGTGACAGCACCTATAGCCTTGACAGTGGCAGGGGTTCCAAATCAAACAAATGTGCAAAAGAGTCAGGCGCCTGCCGCGCAGCAGCCCGTTGCGGAGACAAAGCCGGCGACGGCAGCCGCTCCCCCTCCTCAGCTTGTCAAACATGAAAGCGCAGTGGCCAACCCTGATTCGTTCGGCATTCGGGCAAAAAAGACGAAAGAGCAACTGGCAGAACTGAAAGTTAGCTACCTTAAAAATCAGTTTCCCCACGATTCAGAAATTATCAGACTTATGAAAATCACAGGCCTGACtaaaggagagattaaaaaatggTTTAGCGACACAAGGTACAACCAGAGAAATTCAAAGAGTAACCAGTGCTTACATCTCAACAACGATTCCTCCACCACGATCGTTATAGACTCCAGCGACGAAACCGCGGAATCCCCAACCGTTGTCACGTCACAGCCCAAACAGTCCTGGAATCCTTTTCCCGACTTTACTCCCCAGAAGTTTAAAGAGAAGACGGCAGAGCAGCTTCGTGCGCTTCAGGCAAGTTTTCTCAACAGCTCCGCACTTACAGATGAAGAATTAAATAGGTTAAGAGCGCAAACCAAACTTACCAGAAGGGAGATTGATGCTTGGTTTacagagaagaagaaatcaaaagctttaaaggaagagaaaatggaaatagaagaaaGTAATGCAGGTAGTTCCAAAGAAGAAGCTGGAGAAGCTTCTCCCAGAGACGAATCTGGTGCACCTAAGCCCGGGAGTACAGGCAAGGTGTGTAAGAAAACACCCGAGCAGTTGCACATGCTTAAAAGTGCATTTGTCCGAACGCAGTGGCCGTCGCCAGAGGAGTATGACAAGCTGGCTGAAGAAAGCGGGCTTGCGAGAACAGACATAGTTAGTTGGTTTGGGGACACCCGTTACGCTTGGAAAAACGGAAACTTAAAATGGTACTATTACTATCAAAGTGCCAATTCGAGTAGTGTCAATGGCCTGTCTTCCCTAaggaaaagggggagagggaggcccaaaggaaggggaagaggaagaccGCGCGGGCGGCCGAGAGGGAGCAAGAGGATGAACAACTGGGACAGGGGGCCATCactcataaaatttaaaactggaaCTGCAATACTTAAGGATTATTACCTGAAGCACAAATTTCTTAACGAGCAAGACCTTGACGAACTTGTTAACAAATCACATATGGGCTACGAGCAGGTCAGAGAGTGGTttgcagaaagacagagaagatcAGAGTTAGGTATAGAATTATTtgaggaaaatgaggaggaaGATGAAGTCATCGATGATCAGGAAGAGGACGAAGAAGAAACCGATGATAGTGACACTTGGGAACCCCCACGACATGTGAAGCGGAAGCTTTCTAAATCAGATGACTGA
- the CF2H8orf76 gene encoding uncharacterized protein C8orf76 homolog isoform X3 — protein METGCWLLGGEFEDSVFEERRERRPGLPASYRAKRCEPQWFYEETGSSDEVEALTLKKFKGDLAYRRQEYQKALQEYLSISEKLPSTNFAMKRDVQEGQARCLVHLGRHTEALEIAANLENKATNTDHLTTVLYLQFAICSSLQNLEKTILCLQKLISLHPFDPWNWGKLAEAYLSLGPALSTLCASSQKQNSFTSSDKTIKSSFTHSGKDCLLCFPETLPESPVFSVEASSSNNQKNEKAMKNIQNCVAEKREAVLLETQMKACASFIRTRLLLQLTQSQQTSFALERNLRTQQEIADKMKEFGFKEDTLLLIAEGVQEGTHPADTLTLAQ, from the exons ATGGAGACTGGGTGCTGGTTGCTGGGGGGCGAGTTCGAGGACTCGGTGTTCGAAGAGAGGCGGGAGCGGCGGCCTGGACTGCCGGCGTCCTATCGCGCCAAGCGCTGCGAGCCGCAG TGGTTTTATGAAGAAACGGGGAGCAGTGATGAAGTTGAAGCTCTAACTCTGAAGAAATTCAAAGGGGACCTCGCCTACAGACGGCAAGAGTATCAG AAAGCACTGCAGGAGTACTTGAGTATCTCTGAAAAACTGCCATCTACAAATTTTGCCATGAAAAGGGATGTCCAGGAAGGCCAGGCGCGGTGTCTGGTTCACCTGGGAAGGCACACAGAAGCCCTGGAGATCGCTGCAAACTTG gaAAATAAAGCAACTAATACAGACCATTTAACCACTGTGCTCTACCTCCAATTTGCTATTTGTTCAAGTCTGCAGAACTTGGAGAAAACAATCCTCTGCCTACAGAAACTGATTTCTTTGCATCCTTTTGATCCTTGGAACTGGGGCAAATTGGCGGAGGCTTACCTGAGTCTGGGGCCAGCTCTGTCAACATTGTGTGCGTCATCTCAAAAACAGAACAGTTTTACCTCCAGTGACAAAACCATCAAATCCTCCTTTACACACTCAGGAAAAGactgtcttttgtgttttcctgaaACGTTGCCTGAGAGCCCTGTGTTTTCTGTGGAAGCAAGCAGCAGTAATAACCAGAAGAATGAGAAAGCtatgaaaaatattcagaattgtGTGGCAGAAAAGAGAGAAGCAGTGTTGCTAGAGACTCAGATGAAAGCGTGTGCCTCCTTTATACGAACCAG GCTTTTGCTTCAGCTCACCCAGTCTCAGCAAACCTCGTTTGCTTTGGAGAGGAATTTAAGGACTCAGCAGGAAATTGCAGATAAAATGAAAGAGTTCGGCTTCAAAGAAGACACTTTGCTGTTGATAGCTGAG
- the CF2H8orf76 gene encoding uncharacterized protein C8orf76 homolog isoform X4 translates to METGCWLLGGEFEDSVFEERRERRPGLPASYRAKRCEPQWFYEETGSSDEVEALTLKKFKGDLAYRRQEYQKALQEYLSISEKLPSTNFAMKRDVQEGQARCLVHLGRHTEALEIAANLENKATNTDHLTTVLYLQFAICSSLQNLEKTILCLQKLISLHPFDPWNWGKLAEAYLSLGPALSTLCASSQKQNSFTSSDKTIKSSFTHSGKDCLLCFPETLPESPVFSVEASSSNNQKNEKAMKNIQNCVAEKREAVLLETQMKACASFIRTRLLLQLTQSQQTSFALERNLRTQQEIADKMKEFGFKEDTLLLIAE, encoded by the exons ATGGAGACTGGGTGCTGGTTGCTGGGGGGCGAGTTCGAGGACTCGGTGTTCGAAGAGAGGCGGGAGCGGCGGCCTGGACTGCCGGCGTCCTATCGCGCCAAGCGCTGCGAGCCGCAG TGGTTTTATGAAGAAACGGGGAGCAGTGATGAAGTTGAAGCTCTAACTCTGAAGAAATTCAAAGGGGACCTCGCCTACAGACGGCAAGAGTATCAG AAAGCACTGCAGGAGTACTTGAGTATCTCTGAAAAACTGCCATCTACAAATTTTGCCATGAAAAGGGATGTCCAGGAAGGCCAGGCGCGGTGTCTGGTTCACCTGGGAAGGCACACAGAAGCCCTGGAGATCGCTGCAAACTTG gaAAATAAAGCAACTAATACAGACCATTTAACCACTGTGCTCTACCTCCAATTTGCTATTTGTTCAAGTCTGCAGAACTTGGAGAAAACAATCCTCTGCCTACAGAAACTGATTTCTTTGCATCCTTTTGATCCTTGGAACTGGGGCAAATTGGCGGAGGCTTACCTGAGTCTGGGGCCAGCTCTGTCAACATTGTGTGCGTCATCTCAAAAACAGAACAGTTTTACCTCCAGTGACAAAACCATCAAATCCTCCTTTACACACTCAGGAAAAGactgtcttttgtgttttcctgaaACGTTGCCTGAGAGCCCTGTGTTTTCTGTGGAAGCAAGCAGCAGTAATAACCAGAAGAATGAGAAAGCtatgaaaaatattcagaattgtGTGGCAGAAAAGAGAGAAGCAGTGTTGCTAGAGACTCAGATGAAAGCGTGTGCCTCCTTTATACGAACCAG GCTTTTGCTTCAGCTCACCCAGTCTCAGCAAACCTCGTTTGCTTTGGAGAGGAATTTAAGGACTCAGCAGGAAATTGCAGATAAAATGAAAGAGTTCGGCTTCAAAGAAGACACTTTGCTGTTGATAGCTGAG